One Mycolicibacter sp. MU0083 DNA window includes the following coding sequences:
- the dnaN gene encoding DNA polymerase III subunit beta, protein MDAATTNAGLTDLKFRLDRDDFADAVAWVAKSLPARPTVPLLAGVLLSGSEDRLTVSGFDYEVSAEVELAAEIASPGSVLVSGRLLSDITKALPAKPVEVQVESTRVSLICGNARFSLPTMTVEDYPTLPTLPDETGVLASDVFAEAISQVAVAAGRDDTLPMLTGIRVEISGNSVVLAATDRFRLAVRELSWSAAPGTEAAVLVPAKTLSEAAKASSDGNEVHLALGAGAAVGSEGLLGITSAGKRSTTRLLDAEFPKFRQLLPSEHLAVATIGVAELTEAIKRVALVADRGAQVRMELSEGTLRLSAGAEDVGRAEEDLPIDFVGEPLTIAFNPSYLTDGLGSLHSEKVSMGFTDPKKPAVLRPVGADDPALIGPGPFPAVPSDYVYLLMPVRLPG, encoded by the coding sequence ATGGACGCGGCGACCACGAACGCGGGTCTGACCGACTTGAAATTCCGCCTGGACCGAGACGACTTCGCCGACGCCGTGGCGTGGGTGGCCAAGTCACTGCCCGCCCGGCCCACCGTGCCGTTGCTCGCCGGTGTGCTGCTCAGCGGCTCCGAGGATCGTCTGACCGTGTCGGGTTTCGACTACGAGGTCTCCGCCGAGGTTGAGCTGGCAGCTGAAATCGCTTCTCCGGGAAGCGTTCTGGTCTCCGGACGGCTGCTCTCCGATATCACCAAGGCGTTGCCGGCCAAGCCGGTGGAAGTCCAGGTCGAATCCACCCGGGTCTCGCTGATCTGCGGTAATGCACGTTTCTCACTGCCGACCATGACCGTCGAGGATTACCCGACCCTGCCGACCCTGCCCGACGAGACCGGTGTGCTGGCCTCCGATGTCTTCGCCGAAGCGATCAGCCAGGTGGCGGTGGCCGCCGGCCGCGACGACACGCTGCCGATGCTCACCGGTATCCGGGTGGAGATCTCGGGTAACTCCGTGGTGCTGGCGGCCACCGACCGGTTCCGGCTGGCGGTCCGCGAGTTGAGTTGGTCGGCTGCGCCGGGCACCGAAGCCGCGGTACTGGTACCGGCCAAGACGCTGTCGGAGGCGGCCAAGGCCAGCAGCGACGGCAACGAGGTCCACCTGGCGCTCGGAGCCGGCGCGGCAGTCGGCAGCGAGGGCCTGCTCGGCATCACCAGCGCCGGCAAACGCAGCACGACGCGGCTGTTGGACGCCGAATTCCCGAAGTTCCGCCAGCTGCTGCCCAGCGAACACCTGGCCGTGGCGACCATCGGCGTCGCGGAGCTGACCGAGGCGATCAAACGTGTCGCGTTGGTCGCCGATCGCGGCGCGCAGGTGCGGATGGAGTTGTCCGAAGGAACGCTGCGGCTCTCCGCCGGTGCCGAAGACGTCGGCCGGGCCGAGGAAGACCTGCCGATCGACTTCGTCGGCGAGCCGCTGACCATCGCGTTCAATCCGAGTTATCTCACCGACGGCCTCGGCTCGCTGCACAGTGAGAAGGTGTCGATGGGATTCACCGATCCCAAGAAGCCGGCCGTGCTGCGGCCGGTCGGTGCCGACGACCCGGCGTTGATCGGCCCGGGTCCGTTCCCCGCGGTGCCGTCGGATTACGTCTACCTGTTGATGCCGGTCCGCCTCCCGGGCTGA